The Rhodococcus sp. X156 genome window below encodes:
- a CDS encoding alpha-ketoglutarate-dependent dioxygenase AlkB, which translates to MSELFPRVRTEVAPGAVHVPDWLDLAAQRRLVRACREWSAAPAPMRAARTPGGGQMSVQTVCLGWHWSPYRYTRTAVDVDDAPVTPFPDWLGELGREAVAAAHGRPAPDYRPDVALVNYYDDTAKMGLHQDKDERADDPVVSLSLGDSAVFRFGNTENRNRPWTDVELRSGDLFVFGGPSRFAFHGVVRTLPGSCELPIGLPRGRLNITLRVSGLG; encoded by the coding sequence GTGAGCGAGCTGTTCCCCCGCGTGCGCACCGAGGTGGCCCCCGGTGCGGTGCACGTGCCCGACTGGTTGGACCTCGCCGCGCAGCGCCGCCTGGTGCGCGCCTGCCGGGAGTGGTCGGCCGCCCCGGCGCCGATGCGCGCCGCCCGCACACCCGGCGGTGGCCAGATGAGCGTGCAGACGGTGTGCCTGGGCTGGCACTGGTCGCCCTACCGCTACACCCGCACTGCGGTGGACGTCGACGACGCCCCGGTGACCCCGTTCCCGGACTGGCTGGGCGAGCTGGGCCGGGAGGCGGTGGCCGCCGCGCACGGGCGGCCGGCCCCGGACTACCGGCCAGACGTGGCGCTGGTGAACTACTACGACGACACCGCCAAGATGGGTCTGCACCAGGACAAGGACGAGCGCGCCGACGACCCGGTGGTCAGCCTCAGCCTGGGCGACAGCGCCGTCTTCCGGTTCGGCAACACCGAGAACCGCAACCGGCCGTGGACCGACGTGGAGCTGCGCTCGGGTGATCTGTTCGTCTTCGGCGGACCGTCCCGCTTCGCCTTTCACGGCGTGGTGCGCACCCTGCCCGGCAGCTGCGAGCTGCCCATCGGCCTGCCGCGGGGCCGGCTGAACATCACCCTGCGGGTGTCCGGCCTGGGCTGA
- a CDS encoding methylated-DNA--[protein]-cysteine S-methyltransferase, whose amino-acid sequence MTSPEPAAELFPAADEAPALHRLRTRLAADADAAGLLDLAYRTVDSPVGSLLLVATERGLVRVAFAGEDHDAVLAALATRISPRVLHAPARLDQPARELAEYFAGQRQTFTVPVDLRLSSGFRRQVLDRMREIAYGRTASYRGLAVAAGSPRAVRAVGSACATNPLPVVIPCHRVLRSDGTLGGYLGGLAAKTVLLELESAGTAA is encoded by the coding sequence ATGACCAGCCCAGAGCCCGCTGCGGAGCTCTTCCCAGCCGCCGACGAGGCACCCGCCCTGCACCGCCTCCGCACCCGGCTGGCCGCCGACGCCGACGCCGCCGGGCTGCTCGACCTCGCCTACCGCACGGTGGACAGCCCCGTCGGGTCGCTGCTGCTGGTGGCCACCGAGCGGGGCCTGGTGCGGGTGGCCTTCGCCGGTGAGGACCACGACGCGGTGCTCGCCGCACTCGCCACCCGCATCAGCCCTCGGGTGCTGCACGCACCTGCCCGGCTGGACCAGCCCGCCCGCGAGCTCGCCGAGTACTTCGCCGGGCAGCGGCAGACCTTCACGGTGCCGGTGGACCTGCGGCTCAGCTCCGGCTTCCGGCGCCAGGTGCTCGACCGGATGCGGGAGATCGCCTATGGACGCACCGCCAGCTACCGCGGTCTCGCCGTCGCGGCCGGCAGCCCCCGCGCGGTGCGCGCGGTGGGCAGCGCCTGCGCCACCAACCCCCTGCCGGTGGTGATCCCCTGCCACCGGGTGCTCCGGTCGGACGGCACCCTGGGCGGCTACCTCGGTGGGCTGGCCGCCAAGACCGTGCTGCTGGAGCTGGAGAGCGCGGGAACCGCCGCGTGA
- a CDS encoding sigma-70 family RNA polymerase sigma factor, translated as MRPFEHVVREHGATVLRVCRAVLGPDEAEDAWSETFLAALRAYPQLPEDANVQAWLVTIAKRKAIDVHRTRARTPLPVAEVPEAADPAPHPAHRDDALWSALAALPRKQREAIAYHHVGGLPFAEVAVLLENTESAARRAAADGMKTLRARYPRGARP; from the coding sequence ATGAGACCTTTCGAGCACGTCGTCCGCGAGCACGGCGCCACCGTGCTGCGGGTGTGTCGCGCCGTCCTCGGCCCCGACGAGGCCGAGGACGCCTGGTCGGAGACCTTCCTGGCCGCGCTGCGCGCCTACCCGCAGCTGCCCGAGGACGCCAACGTCCAGGCCTGGCTGGTGACCATCGCCAAGCGCAAGGCCATCGACGTGCACCGCACGCGCGCCCGCACCCCGCTGCCGGTGGCCGAGGTGCCGGAGGCGGCCGACCCGGCCCCGCACCCCGCGCACCGGGACGACGCGCTGTGGTCGGCGCTGGCGGCGCTGCCCCGCAAGCAGCGCGAGGCCATCGCGTACCACCACGTCGGTGGCCTGCCGTTCGCCGAGGTGGCCGTGCTGCTGGAGAACACCGAGAGCGCTGCCCGCCGCGCCGCGGCCGACGGCATGAAGACGCTGCGCGCCCGCTACCCACGAGGAGCCCGCCCATGA
- a CDS encoding aldo/keto reductase: MPTRWLGDLEVSAQGLGCMGMSAFYGPRDDAESTATIHEALDLGVTLLDTSDMYGPHTNERLVGAAIAGRREQVVLATKFGITVDADGNRGVNGTPAYVRSSCDGSLQRLGVDHIDLYYLHRVDPDTPIEETVGAMAELVTAGKVRHLGLSEAGAVTLRRAHAEHPIAALQSEWSLWSRDIEPEIVPTARELGIGIVAYSPLGRGFLTGAITSPEDLADDDFRRANPRFAEEAFEANMAVVHGLEELARERGVTAGQLALAWVQARGEDVVPIPGTKRRTYLEQNVAAATLALTDDDLVRIDALAPAEAFTGSRYPAAAMRGLGI, translated from the coding sequence TTGCCCACCCGCTGGCTCGGCGACCTGGAGGTGAGCGCGCAGGGCCTCGGCTGCATGGGCATGAGCGCCTTCTACGGCCCGCGCGACGACGCCGAGTCCACCGCCACCATCCACGAGGCGCTGGACCTCGGCGTGACGCTGCTGGACACCAGCGACATGTACGGCCCGCACACCAACGAGCGGCTGGTGGGCGCGGCCATCGCCGGCCGGCGCGAGCAGGTGGTGCTGGCCACGAAGTTCGGCATCACCGTGGACGCCGACGGCAACCGCGGGGTCAACGGCACCCCGGCGTACGTGCGCTCGTCCTGCGACGGCTCGCTGCAGCGGCTGGGGGTGGACCACATCGACCTGTACTACCTGCACCGGGTGGACCCGGACACGCCGATCGAGGAGACGGTGGGGGCCATGGCCGAGCTGGTGACGGCCGGCAAGGTGCGCCACCTGGGGCTGTCGGAGGCTGGTGCTGTGACGCTGCGGCGCGCGCACGCCGAGCACCCGATCGCTGCGCTGCAGAGCGAGTGGTCGCTGTGGAGCCGCGACATCGAGCCGGAGATCGTGCCCACCGCCCGCGAGCTGGGCATCGGGATCGTGGCGTACTCCCCGCTGGGCCGCGGCTTCCTCACCGGTGCCATCACCTCCCCGGAGGACCTGGCCGACGACGACTTCCGCCGGGCCAACCCGCGCTTCGCGGAGGAGGCCTTCGAGGCCAACATGGCGGTGGTGCACGGGCTGGAGGAGCTCGCCCGGGAGCGCGGCGTCACCGCGGGTCAGCTGGCCCTGGCCTGGGTGCAGGCCCGCGGCGAGGACGTGGTGCCGATCCCGGGCACCAAGCGCCGCACCTACCTGGAGCAGAACGTGGCGGCGGCGACGCTGGCGCTGACCGACGACGACCTGGTGCGCATCGACGCACTGGCCCCGGCGGAGGCCTTCACCGGCAGCCGCTACCCCGCCGCCGCCATGCGCGGGCTGGGCATCTAG
- a CDS encoding SRPBCC family protein encodes MITVTRTTTATPEQVWDVLNDGWLYVGWVVGTSTIREVDKSWPQPESKLYHSVGVWPLTLNDSTSVVSVDPGRCLELQARGNPGGEARVVVTTEPRDGGTLVTMAEDAIRGPGRLVPYPLRWASIWPRNTESLRRLCALAEGRAR; translated from the coding sequence GTGATCACCGTGACCCGCACGACGACGGCAACCCCGGAGCAGGTGTGGGACGTGCTCAACGACGGCTGGCTCTACGTCGGCTGGGTGGTAGGCACCTCCACCATTCGTGAGGTGGACAAGAGCTGGCCGCAGCCGGAGTCGAAGCTGTACCACTCCGTGGGCGTCTGGCCGCTCACCCTGAACGACTCCACCTCGGTGGTCAGCGTCGACCCGGGCCGCTGCCTGGAGCTGCAGGCCCGCGGAAACCCCGGCGGTGAGGCCCGGGTGGTGGTGACCACCGAGCCCCGCGACGGCGGCACGCTGGTCACCATGGCCGAGGACGCGATCCGGGGTCCCGGCCGCCTCGTCCCCTACCCGCTGCGCTGGGCCAGCATCTGGCCGCGCAACACGGAGAGCCTGCGGCGGCTGTGCGCCCTGGCCGAGGGCCGCGCACGCTGA